The proteins below come from a single Xiphophorus hellerii strain 12219 chromosome 14, Xiphophorus_hellerii-4.1, whole genome shotgun sequence genomic window:
- the rbm46 gene encoding putative RNA-binding protein 46 encodes MPQHRGDGDRSSDEDLDGDSGDVDLPANRDDFRVSCAKEMALLALMEKTGYNMVQENGQRKYGGPPPGKPDAAPPRGCEVFVGDDPTETCSVRAVPLFEKAGNIYEFRLMMGSSREHACYAFVMYTTEAAHAGIQILHNCEVRPGKFIGVCVSLDNCRLFIGSIPKDKKKEEIMEEMKKVTDGVVDVIVYPSSMDKSRNRGFAFVEYESHKAAAMARRTLIPGTFQLWGHSIQVDWAEPEKDVDEEVMQRVRVLYVRNLMMDTTEETLHREFSSFKPGSVERVKKLTDYAFIHYRSRSDAIAALTLMNGAQIDGATVEVTLAKPAGIKDGSAAGRRYNTRGYLGNTAAGGIGDGHCSLRATPLQTRLGNPYYNGGEDPERFMFPLLPCTPLTPISLLALKQSQIGSAVSLLEYHCHKNCWSPPEYHLYSTPGQDGKLLLIYKVVLPSTRATYIPDKLCVLLDDAKELAAQTTLWNLDSSILTGASFDSPSSLSPPLAMSPSDCSPSLLSCGGRTFTPCLPAPPPPPPSPFPISPLPSLSAFSPAASQAQRLYFNSQSPFY; translated from the exons ATGCCACAGCACAGAGGCG ACGGGGACAGGTCATCCGACGAGGACCTGGACGGGGACTCCGGGGACGTGGACCTGCCGGCGAACAGAGATGACTTCAGGGTGTCGTGTGCGAAGGAGATGGCTCTgctggctctgatggagaagaCGGGATACAACATGGTGCAGGAGAACGGCCAGAGGAAGTACGGCGGCCCGCCGCCAGGTAAACCAGA TGCGGCGCCGCCGCGGGGCTGCGAGGTCTTCGTGGGGGATGATCCCACAGAGACATGTTCGGTACGAGCTGTGCCGCTGTTCGAGAAGGCCGGCAATATCTACGAGTTCCGCCTCATGATGGGTTCATCGAGAGAACACGCGTGCTACGCCTTCGTCATGTACACCACAG AAGCGGCGCATGCGGGCATCCAGATTCTGCACAACTGTGAGGTCCGACCCGGGAAGTTCATCGGCGTCTGCGTGAGTCTGGACAACTGCCGCCTCTTCATCGGCTCCATCCCCAAAGacaagaagaaggaggagatCATGGAGGAGATGAAGAAG GTGACGGACGGCGTGGTGGACGTCATCGTCTACCCCAGCTCTATGGATAAGAGCCGCAACCGAGGCTTCGCCTTCGTGGAGTACGAGTCCCACAAGGCGGCTGCCATGGCCCGCAGGACGCTCATACCCG GAACCTTCCAGCTGTGGGGCCACTCCATCCAGGTGGACTGGGCGGAGCCGGAGAAGGATGTGGATGAGGAGGTGATGCAACGTGTTCGGGTCCTCTAC GTGCGTAACCTGATGATGGACACGACGGAGGAAACGCTCCACCGGGAGTTCTCCAGCTTCAAACCCGGCTCCGTGGAGCGCGTCAAGAAGCTCACCGACTACGCCTTCATCCACTACCGCAGCCGCAGCGACGCCATCGCCGCCCTCACCCTGATGAACGGCGCCCAGATCGACGGCGCCACCGTGGAGGTCACCCTGGCCAAGCCGGCCGGGATCAAGGACGGGAGCGCCGCCGGGCGGAGGTACAACACCAGGGGTTACCTGGGAAACACGGCCGCGGGGGGCATCGGCGACGGCCACTGCTCGCTCAGAGCCACGCCCCTGCAGACTCGCTTGGGAAACCCCTATTACAACGGAGGAG AGGACCCGGAGCGCTTCATGTTCCCCCTGCTACCCTGCACCCCCCTGACGCCCATCAGTCTGCTCGCCCTGAAGCAGAGCCAGATCGGCTCGGCCGTCAGCCTGCTGGAGTACCACTGCCACAAGAACTGCTGGTCTCCACCCGAGTACCACCTGTACTCCACCCCAGGACAGGATGGGAAACTGCTGCTCATCTACAag gtggtGCTGCCGTCCACGCGAGCCACCTACATCCCTGATAAGCTGTGTGTGCTGCTGGACGACGCCAAGGAGCTGGCTGCCCAGACCACACTGTGGAACCTGG ATTCGTCCATCCTGACCGGAGCTTCCTTTGATTCTCCCAGCAGCCTCTCTCCGCCGCTCGCCATGTCGCCGTCCGACTGCAGCCCCAGCCTCCTGAGCTGCGGCGGCCGCACCTTCACGCCCTGCCTgcccgctcctcctcctccgccgccGTCGCCCTTCCCCATCTCCCCCCTGCCCTCTCTCTCCGCCTTCTCCCCCGCTGCGTCTCAAGCCCAGCGGCTCTACTTCAACTCCCAGTCTCCGTTCTACTGA
- the lratb.2 gene encoding lecithin retinol acyltransferase b, tandem duplicate 2 produces the protein MFPLRLLSLIFVSSATVDPSPEEEEEKEDNEEEKSRYDLVFMRGDLLEVPRTLFTHFGIYLGGGRVAHFIPDIMPVVSTNQFRLKQMVTNTRLILGVLAKCGSVRVDSVEDFAYGAEIILNPMDKMCSCPALQGEEAARRAEKLLGDVAYSLLWYNCEHFVMYCRYGTVMSFQTFQFCKTVRKLLLSRGVAKVTAVLAACLLVYLRVLNTWSVLLAVLLPFLLWMAS, from the exons ATGTTTCCGCTGCGGCTCCTCTCTTTGATCTTCGTCTCCTCGGCAACAGTTGACCCTTcacctgaggaggaggaggagaaggaggataATGAGGAGGAGAAGAGCAGGTATGACCTGGTGTTCATGAGGGGAGACCTGCTGGAAGTCCCCCGGACTCTCTTCACTCATTTTGGGATTTACCTGGGAGGAGGCAG AGTGGCTCATTTCATCCCCGACATCATGCCCGTCGTCTCCACTAACCAGTTTCGGCTCAAACAGATGGTCACCAACACCAGACTCATACTGGGAGTACTGGCTAAG TGTGGCAGCGTGAGGGTGGACTCAGTGGAGGACTTCGCCTACGGAGCCGAGATAATCCTCAACCCCATGGACAAG ATGTGCAGCTGTCCAGCGCTGCAGGGGGAGGAGGCGGCCCGGCGGGCCGAGAAGCTGCTGGGAGACGTGGCCTACAGCCTCCTGTGGTACAACTGCGAACACTTCGTCATGTACTGCCGATACGGCACCGTCATGAGCTTCCAGACCTTCCAG TTCTGTAAGACGGTGAGGAAACTGTTGCTGAGTCGAGGCGTTGCCAAGGTTACGGCAGTGCTGGCTGCTTGTCTGCTGGTCTACCTGCGGGTTTTGAACACCTGGTCGGTCCTGCTGGCGGTTCTGCTGCCCTTCCTCCTCTGGATGGCCTCCTGA